A genomic window from Candidatus Pelagisphaera phototrophica includes:
- a CDS encoding sulfatase-like hydrolase/transferase, with protein sequence MKLFVFLTLLLSLPTLGLFARPNIVFLFADDQRPDTIGAHGNEHIQTPHLDRLAANGLSFTRNYCAGSYSGAVCVASRSMLMTGRHWHRIKDTRNWEGLTTFPEHLAQAGYTTHAVGKWHNGQTTLARSFQTGANLFMGGMSDHTKVPLQNLNRDGTLTEKKVGTRFSSTHFADAAIDFIQEQDSDAPYLLYVAFTAPHDPRNPPPSYRQLYYENRPPLPENFLPDHPFDNGHLNGKKRDESLAAHPRTKSVVSDQLCEYYGLITHLDTQVGRILDAVENSPAGENTIVIYTADHGLSVGSHGLLGKQNVYEHSMGAPLILSGPGIPQNQSTDAMTYILDLNRTIFELCGVPTPKGIDGADLTPLFKNPAASVRESLFLPFQDIMRAVRNERYKLHIYPKINHTLLFDLHTDPGEINNLAEDPAYSNQRAELFALMKSWQSRVGDPSPLQVDNPAPKEVDFSKIERSLDVWQPNWIREKYFDDRSRADHGSK encoded by the coding sequence ATGAAACTATTCGTATTCTTAACCCTATTACTATCTCTGCCAACACTCGGTCTGTTCGCCCGACCTAATATCGTTTTCCTCTTTGCGGACGATCAACGCCCTGACACGATCGGAGCCCACGGCAACGAACACATACAAACGCCTCATTTGGATCGACTCGCTGCCAATGGGCTTAGTTTCACCCGAAACTATTGTGCCGGCAGCTATAGTGGCGCAGTCTGCGTCGCCAGTCGCAGCATGCTTATGACCGGACGCCACTGGCACCGGATCAAAGACACCCGGAATTGGGAAGGTCTAACCACCTTCCCGGAACACCTCGCCCAGGCTGGCTATACCACCCACGCAGTCGGCAAATGGCACAACGGCCAAACTACCCTCGCCCGATCCTTTCAAACCGGAGCCAATCTCTTTATGGGCGGTATGTCCGACCATACGAAAGTCCCGCTGCAAAATCTCAATCGGGATGGAACGCTAACCGAGAAAAAAGTCGGCACTCGCTTCTCCAGTACTCATTTCGCTGACGCCGCCATCGACTTCATCCAAGAGCAGGATTCCGACGCACCTTACCTGCTCTACGTTGCCTTCACCGCCCCACACGATCCCCGTAATCCACCGCCATCCTATCGGCAGCTTTACTATGAGAACCGACCTCCTCTTCCAGAGAACTTCCTACCCGACCATCCGTTCGACAATGGCCATCTTAATGGGAAAAAACGGGACGAAAGCCTCGCTGCCCACCCGCGTACCAAGTCGGTCGTCAGCGATCAGCTCTGCGAATATTACGGGCTCATCACTCACCTCGATACCCAAGTCGGTCGCATCCTTGACGCCGTCGAGAACTCTCCCGCTGGAGAAAACACAATCGTCATCTACACCGCCGACCACGGCCTCAGCGTAGGCTCCCATGGATTGCTCGGAAAGCAAAACGTCTATGAGCACAGCATGGGGGCTCCCCTCATCCTATCCGGTCCAGGAATCCCCCAAAACCAGTCGACCGACGCCATGACCTACATTCTCGACCTCAATCGGACTATCTTCGAGCTATGCGGCGTGCCCACACCCAAGGGAATCGACGGCGCCGATCTGACTCCCTTGTTCAAAAACCCGGCGGCTTCCGTGCGGGAGTCCCTATTTCTTCCATTCCAAGACATCATGCGTGCCGTTCGAAACGAGCGATACAAGCTGCATATATATCCAAAAATTAATCACACACTGCTCTTCGACCTCCACACGGATCCGGGCGAAATAAACAATCTTGCCGAAGACCCCGCCTATTCCAATCAACGTGCGGAACTGTTCGCCCTCATGAAGAGCTGGCAATCACGTGTAGGAGACCCATCGCCACTCCAAGTTGACAACCCCGCCCCCAAGGAAGTCGACTTCAGTAAAATCGAGCGATCACTCGATGTCTGGCAACCAAACTGGATACGGGAAAAGTACTTCGACGACCGGTCCCGTGCCGACCATGGCTCGAAATAG
- a CDS encoding TlpA family protein disulfide reductase: MTFNLPSCLVAGALSLLAPLWAQDHGDHSHSTEDHLYEAARDPAVSWEEAYARAVEEEVEKAFLVEAQTIHYLSTGNMPELYKHLDELEAVSGELEYGMANSFHSERQLIGLVASIRAIQAYEATDMPEFEKQAAKSFINAPEYTQAFGLIQLMTEVRQKEVQEAAMANLRIPMDLVIASADGEEKPLSQWLSGNKAMLIDFWASWCGPCIQLMPELRTKGESLPSQGIVVAGMNTDADDPVGKAKKTRAEHKMELMPWLLEPEDRPLSQLLMINSIPRMILVAPDGTVLYNGHPMDPSLKTALAKLDVKI; this comes from the coding sequence ATGACGTTCAATCTACCTAGTTGCCTTGTTGCGGGGGCTTTAAGTTTGTTGGCCCCTCTCTGGGCACAGGACCATGGAGATCACTCGCACTCTACTGAGGACCATTTGTACGAAGCAGCACGCGATCCTGCGGTATCGTGGGAAGAGGCGTACGCACGGGCCGTAGAGGAAGAAGTCGAGAAGGCGTTTCTCGTCGAGGCCCAGACCATTCATTACCTTTCCACGGGCAATATGCCTGAATTATACAAGCATTTGGACGAGTTGGAGGCGGTTTCCGGAGAACTGGAGTATGGGATGGCCAATTCGTTCCACTCCGAGCGTCAGCTGATAGGGTTGGTAGCTTCGATCCGTGCCATTCAGGCCTATGAAGCCACGGACATGCCCGAATTTGAAAAGCAGGCAGCCAAGTCATTTATTAATGCGCCGGAGTACACACAGGCTTTCGGTCTGATCCAGTTGATGACGGAAGTGCGGCAAAAAGAAGTTCAAGAAGCCGCCATGGCAAATCTGCGAATCCCCATGGATTTAGTCATCGCGAGCGCAGATGGCGAGGAAAAGCCTTTGTCGCAGTGGCTCTCGGGAAACAAGGCCATGCTCATTGACTTTTGGGCAAGCTGGTGCGGGCCCTGCATACAACTGATGCCGGAGCTTCGCACGAAAGGCGAATCGCTACCGAGTCAGGGAATCGTGGTAGCGGGAATGAACACCGATGCGGACGATCCCGTAGGCAAAGCGAAGAAGACACGGGCGGAGCACAAGATGGAACTGATGCCATGGCTTTTGGAACCGGAGGACCGACCACTGAGCCAGTTGCTCATGATCAACTCAATCCCTCGCATGATCCTAGTCGCTCCTGACGGTACGGTTCTTTACAATGGCCATCCAATGGACCCGAGCCTCAAGACGGCTCTGGCCAAGTTGGACGTTAAAATCTAG
- the dusB gene encoding tRNA dihydrouridine synthase DusB, translating into MKLGNLELESNLFLSPLAGYTNLSFRLTVKSLGGLGLVTTDLVNARSLLEKRPVAYKMIATDPREQPMSVQLFGGVPEEMRDAALIVQERGAQSVDINMGCPVKKVTKTGSGSSMMKDSQATQRLVKGMVDALDIPVTAKMRLGWDDDNITAPDLAVALEDVGVSAIFVHGRTRAQGFSGNVNLDGIRKVKEAVSRVPVIGNGDVTTPESARVMLESSGCDGVSMGRGAFYNPWIFKQTEHMLRTGEILPEATFEQRVELMRIHLKRMIEFYGEDRGCVQFRKVAPWYAKRFGPSKYFKDRVVRFSSLDEFDTILAEYLQWRAKFCDESGELQERYRPPEQYSSITDKAPVEQIKVPKGPVSNW; encoded by the coding sequence ATGAAACTGGGAAACCTAGAGCTTGAATCCAATTTGTTTCTCTCGCCCTTGGCGGGATATACGAATCTCTCGTTTCGCCTGACGGTTAAGTCCTTGGGAGGACTGGGTCTAGTCACCACCGATTTAGTCAATGCCCGCTCCCTTCTGGAAAAGCGACCAGTAGCGTATAAGATGATAGCGACGGACCCGCGAGAGCAGCCAATGTCGGTGCAGCTTTTCGGAGGAGTGCCCGAAGAAATGCGCGATGCGGCTCTTATCGTGCAAGAACGTGGCGCTCAGTCGGTAGACATCAATATGGGCTGTCCGGTGAAAAAAGTTACCAAAACCGGGAGCGGATCCTCTATGATGAAGGACTCACAGGCGACGCAGCGACTGGTGAAAGGGATGGTGGACGCCCTCGACATTCCAGTGACGGCCAAAATGCGTCTTGGCTGGGATGATGACAATATAACGGCTCCGGACCTAGCAGTGGCATTAGAAGACGTCGGCGTATCCGCGATCTTTGTACACGGTCGGACACGAGCTCAAGGGTTCTCTGGGAATGTTAACTTAGATGGAATCCGAAAAGTTAAAGAAGCGGTATCCCGTGTTCCTGTTATTGGAAACGGCGACGTGACTACTCCGGAATCGGCCCGAGTGATGTTGGAAAGTTCTGGCTGCGATGGGGTCAGCATGGGTAGGGGAGCGTTCTACAATCCGTGGATTTTCAAACAGACCGAGCACATGCTCCGGACTGGCGAGATACTGCCAGAGGCGACGTTCGAACAGCGCGTAGAGTTGATGCGGATACATTTGAAACGGATGATCGAGTTTTATGGCGAGGACCGCGGGTGCGTACAGTTTCGCAAGGTGGCTCCCTGGTATGCCAAGCGGTTTGGGCCGTCGAAGTACTTTAAAGATAGGGTGGTGCGTTTTTCCAGTTTGGATGAATTTGATACCATTCTCGCGGAGTACCTCCAGTGGCGGGCTAAGTTTTGCGATGAGTCGGGTGAATTACAGGAGCGATACCGTCCACCAGAACAGTATTCATCAATTACGGACAAGGCACCGGTGGAGCAGATCAAAGTCCCGAAGGGACCGGTTTCGAATTGGTGA
- a CDS encoding cryptochrome/photolyase family protein, which produces MTLNRICRSNPLPNPTNIKTYQKSLFLFRRDLRVDDNTGLNRALIQSEEVVPAFVLDPRQTEPHDYRSEPGLWFLHDSLEELDQDLRDQNSALFLFPGKPHELVEKWVRKLGIEAIWVNRDYTPFSIQRDRALLSACKKQGIAFPTCSDLLLNEPEESLKADGTPYTVFTPYFNRARTIKVDSVSKLTAGKGRLASPAKSLKVGKLLEGLIRDIPEYPSVKGGRKEARNTLHRLSRLSDYANDRDIPSLESTSHLSAHLKFGTCSVREAYWTIRRKLDPENPLIRQLYWRDFLTQIAFHFPHVFGNSFKEKYNKVPWKQDTQAFELWREGRTGFPIVDAGMRQLNQTGFMHNRVRMVVASFLTKDVHIDWRWGERHFAQRLVDYDPCVNNGNWQWAASTGCDAQPYFRIFNPWRQQERFDPDCEYIKKWIPELSSLSPRQIHRWEGELGVDYPAPILNHKRAALKAKMLFDRL; this is translated from the coding sequence ATGACACTAAACCGCATTTGTAGATCCAACCCACTCCCGAACCCAACGAACATCAAAACTTACCAAAAAAGCCTTTTCCTGTTTCGACGCGACCTGCGGGTCGATGACAATACGGGACTCAACCGAGCCCTTATTCAATCCGAAGAGGTCGTACCCGCCTTTGTCCTTGATCCCCGACAAACCGAGCCGCACGACTACCGTAGCGAACCGGGACTCTGGTTTCTACATGACTCTCTAGAGGAGCTCGATCAGGACCTGAGAGATCAGAACTCAGCCCTCTTTCTCTTCCCAGGCAAGCCACACGAACTCGTCGAAAAATGGGTCCGGAAACTCGGAATCGAAGCCATCTGGGTCAATCGCGACTACACCCCTTTTAGCATTCAGCGGGACCGCGCTCTCCTGTCGGCCTGCAAAAAGCAGGGCATCGCGTTTCCCACCTGCAGCGACTTGCTTCTCAACGAACCCGAGGAGTCCCTCAAGGCGGACGGGACGCCCTATACCGTTTTTACTCCCTACTTCAATCGAGCCCGCACGATCAAAGTGGATTCCGTCAGCAAGTTGACCGCCGGAAAAGGCAGGCTCGCCTCTCCCGCAAAGTCCCTTAAAGTTGGGAAACTCCTTGAAGGACTAATCCGCGATATCCCAGAATACCCTTCCGTAAAAGGGGGTCGCAAAGAGGCCAGAAACACGCTCCATCGACTGTCTAGGCTTTCTGACTACGCGAATGATCGCGACATTCCCTCCCTTGAATCGACCAGTCACTTGTCCGCCCACCTAAAATTTGGAACCTGCTCCGTCCGCGAGGCATACTGGACGATTCGACGCAAACTGGATCCGGAAAATCCTCTGATTCGCCAACTTTATTGGAGAGATTTCCTCACTCAAATCGCCTTTCACTTTCCACATGTGTTCGGAAATTCCTTCAAGGAAAAGTACAATAAGGTCCCCTGGAAGCAGGATACCCAGGCATTCGAACTTTGGAGAGAAGGCAGAACCGGCTTTCCCATCGTCGACGCCGGGATGCGCCAGCTCAACCAAACGGGATTTATGCACAACCGCGTGCGCATGGTCGTGGCGTCCTTTCTCACCAAGGACGTTCACATCGATTGGAGATGGGGCGAACGCCACTTCGCCCAACGCTTGGTCGACTATGACCCCTGCGTCAACAACGGTAACTGGCAATGGGCGGCGTCAACCGGCTGTGATGCCCAGCCTTATTTCCGCATATTCAATCCTTGGCGACAACAAGAACGATTCGATCCAGATTGCGAATATATCAAAAAGTGGATTCCCGAACTAAGTTCGCTATCACCCCGCCAAATCCATCGCTGGGAAGGTGAGCTCGGAGTCGACTACCCGGCCCCAATCCTGAACCACAAAAGAGCCGCCCTAAAAGCCAAGATGCTTTTCGATAGATTATAG
- a CDS encoding tetratricopeptide repeat protein, which produces MQRFHRFRFFFLLLAIPLAVVSFGQEAAESDTGETPSSESMAAYLLKDLNGREQSAYKRYEKALVTEDVHSIETELQSIVDGYEALISAAPNYVAAFISYGMMLHRIGERIPSNAMLIRADQIDPYHAIVKNQLGNYQAEEGNYPEAMGFYQMAIDLRPDEPLYHYQLGNLLFSYKNFFIDDKLFLPEGIDLEIQNRFRKAAMLAPAHLPYRLRYAQSFFDIARPNWEAALEEWQQLVNFVESPEEKQMMQLYMAKTRFEMGHHTAAQKIIKGIDEPSLEHSKDILLKQINAKHPR; this is translated from the coding sequence ATGCAACGATTTCATCGATTCCGCTTCTTCTTCTTACTACTAGCGATTCCTCTCGCAGTCGTTTCCTTCGGGCAGGAAGCCGCAGAGAGCGATACCGGAGAAACCCCAAGCTCCGAATCGATGGCGGCCTACCTTCTCAAGGATTTGAACGGGCGAGAGCAGAGTGCCTATAAGCGCTACGAGAAAGCGTTGGTCACCGAGGACGTGCATTCGATCGAAACGGAACTTCAGTCGATCGTCGACGGATACGAAGCCCTAATCAGCGCTGCCCCCAACTATGTAGCGGCCTTTATCTCCTACGGGATGATGCTACATCGAATCGGTGAACGCATCCCCAGCAACGCTATGCTTATTCGGGCTGACCAGATTGACCCGTATCACGCGATCGTTAAAAACCAGTTGGGGAACTACCAGGCGGAAGAGGGCAATTACCCGGAGGCAATGGGGTTTTACCAAATGGCCATCGACCTTCGCCCCGACGAGCCTCTCTACCACTACCAGTTGGGAAACCTCCTCTTTAGCTACAAGAATTTCTTTATCGATGATAAGCTCTTCCTTCCAGAGGGGATCGACCTGGAAATTCAGAATCGATTTCGGAAAGCAGCCATGCTCGCGCCCGCCCATCTACCCTACCGTCTCCGCTACGCCCAAAGTTTTTTCGATATCGCGAGGCCCAATTGGGAAGCCGCTCTCGAGGAGTGGCAGCAGCTTGTCAATTTTGTGGAGTCACCCGAGGAAAAGCAGATGATGCAACTCTACATGGCTAAGACCCGGTTTGAAATGGGACACCACACCGCGGCCCAAAAAATCATCAAAGGAATCGACGAGCCCTCGCTCGAGCACTCCAAGGATATTCTTCTCAAACAGATCAACGCCAAACATCCCAGGTAA
- the recQ gene encoding DNA helicase RecQ — translation MPASLQIDRAREILKRYFGHDTFRPLQEEIISESLEGRDVFALLPTGGGKSLCYQLPAILEEGLTVVISPLIALMKDQVDGLNANGIPATFLNSSLNKTEARKRYAKLFAGEYTILYVAPERLMLSGFLDDLKQWKVSRFAVDEAHCISEWGHDFRPEYRQLSNLRRLFPDLPFMALTATATDRVRTDILTQLRLKEPRTFVASFNRPNLNYQIETKQAVFQQILKFVSSKPYESGIIYCYSRKATESLADRLRQNGIEALPYHAGMTPLKRAENQEAFIRDEIKVICATIAFGMGIDKPNARYVIHQDLPKNIEGYYQETGRAGRDGLPSDCILYFSPGDVAKQLQFIADKNNHKERDVATQQLRQMVHYSESSECRRKVLLGYFSEEWTEGNCGNCDNCRNPKQTFDGTLPAQKFMSCIFRVNQASGFSVGINHIVDVLLGSKNEKVLKWRHDRLSTYDIGQDYRRMEWQAFGRELIRNGYIEQNAENHSVLELTRKGKAALRDRTPIQLTQPSVAKAASQRHQPSSTGGIECNEELFAILRTLRKELAAEQGVPPYIVFSDVTLREMARDFPIDEGQLSDISGVGIAKLEKYGDTFIEAIKEYLDTHPEAGIDELEPSFR, via the coding sequence ATGCCGGCTTCGCTACAAATCGATCGTGCTCGTGAGATCCTGAAACGTTATTTCGGGCATGACACGTTTCGCCCGTTGCAAGAAGAGATCATATCGGAATCCCTCGAAGGAAGAGATGTTTTCGCCCTCCTTCCTACCGGCGGCGGAAAGTCGCTCTGCTACCAGCTCCCCGCCATTCTCGAGGAAGGTCTCACGGTAGTCATTTCTCCCCTGATCGCCTTGATGAAAGATCAGGTCGATGGGCTCAACGCGAACGGTATCCCTGCCACGTTCTTGAATTCTTCTTTGAATAAAACGGAGGCGCGAAAACGCTATGCGAAGCTGTTTGCCGGTGAATACACCATTTTGTACGTCGCCCCGGAGAGGCTTATGCTTTCCGGTTTTCTCGACGACCTTAAGCAATGGAAGGTTTCCCGCTTTGCCGTGGATGAGGCACATTGCATCAGCGAGTGGGGACACGACTTCCGCCCGGAGTATCGACAGCTGTCGAACTTAAGACGCCTTTTCCCCGATCTCCCTTTCATGGCGTTAACGGCTACCGCCACCGACCGGGTACGAACGGACATTCTGACCCAGCTTCGGCTCAAAGAGCCCCGCACCTTTGTAGCCAGCTTCAATCGCCCCAACCTCAATTATCAGATCGAGACCAAACAGGCGGTATTCCAGCAGATTCTGAAGTTCGTGAGCAGCAAGCCCTACGAAAGTGGCATCATCTACTGCTATTCACGCAAGGCGACTGAAAGCCTTGCCGACCGGCTCCGCCAGAACGGCATCGAAGCCCTGCCCTATCACGCAGGCATGACGCCCCTTAAACGCGCTGAAAACCAGGAGGCCTTCATACGAGACGAGATAAAGGTCATTTGCGCGACCATCGCGTTCGGTATGGGCATCGATAAGCCGAACGCGCGCTACGTTATCCATCAGGACCTTCCAAAGAATATTGAAGGCTACTATCAAGAAACTGGACGGGCAGGGCGCGACGGTCTGCCTTCGGACTGCATTCTATACTTTAGTCCGGGAGATGTAGCCAAGCAGCTCCAGTTCATCGCCGACAAGAACAACCACAAAGAACGAGATGTCGCCACGCAGCAACTACGTCAGATGGTTCACTACTCGGAGTCCTCGGAATGCCGCCGTAAGGTGTTGCTGGGCTATTTTTCGGAGGAGTGGACAGAAGGGAATTGTGGTAACTGCGACAACTGCCGCAACCCAAAGCAAACGTTTGACGGCACCCTTCCCGCTCAGAAATTCATGTCCTGCATTTTTCGCGTCAATCAGGCCAGCGGCTTTAGCGTCGGCATCAACCACATCGTTGATGTTCTCCTTGGCAGCAAGAACGAAAAAGTTCTCAAGTGGAGACACGACCGCCTTTCAACCTACGATATCGGACAGGATTACAGACGCATGGAATGGCAGGCGTTTGGTCGTGAGCTCATCCGCAACGGATACATCGAGCAGAACGCTGAAAACCATAGTGTACTTGAATTGACGAGAAAAGGGAAAGCAGCTCTGCGGGACCGGACTCCAATCCAGCTCACCCAGCCCAGTGTTGCGAAGGCGGCTTCCCAACGGCACCAGCCCTCATCAACGGGAGGCATCGAATGCAACGAGGAACTATTCGCCATCCTTCGCACCCTCCGCAAAGAGCTCGCCGCAGAGCAGGGGGTCCCTCCCTATATCGTTTTTTCCGATGTCACTCTCCGCGAAATGGCCCGCGACTTCCCGATCGACGAAGGCCAGCTTTCCGACATCAGCGGCGTCGGGATAGCCAAGCTAGAAAAATACGGAGATACTTTCATCGAAGCCATAAAGGAATATTTGGATACTCATCCCGAAGCGGGTATCGATGAACTCGAACCCTCGTTCCGCTAA